One genomic segment of Diceros bicornis minor isolate mBicDic1 chromosome 25, mDicBic1.mat.cur, whole genome shotgun sequence includes these proteins:
- the PANX2 gene encoding pannexin-2 isoform X2 gives MHHLLEQSADMATALLAGEKLRELILPGAQDDKAGALAALLLQLKLELPFDRVVTIGTVLVPILLVTLVFTKNFAEEPIYCYTPHNFTRDQALYARGYCWTELRDALPGVDASLWPSLFEHKLLPYSLLAFAAIMYVPALGWEFLASTRLTSELNFLLQEIDNCYHRAAEGRAPKIEKQIQSKGPGITERERREIIENAEKEKSPEQNLFEKYLERRGRSNFLAKLYLARHLLILLLSVAPISYLCTYYATQKQNEFTCALGASPDGPAGGGGPAVRVSCKLPSVQLQRIVAGVDIVLLCAMNLIILVNLIHLFIFRKSNFIFDKLHKVGIKTRRQWRRSQFCDINILAMFCNENRDHIKSLNRLDFITNESDLMYDNVVRQLLAALAQSNHDATPTVRDAGVQTVDPSANPAEPEGSAEPPVVKRPRKKMKWIPTSNPLPQPFKEQLAIMRVENSKAEKPKPVRRKTATDTLIAPLLDAGARAAHYKGGPTPGPGAVPDKKHARHFSLDVHPYILGAKKAKPEAVPASLPASRSQEGGFLSQAEECGLGLATAPTKDAPLPDKEILYPAEPARASLPPGGPFRVCSPPAAPATAPLSPASLGKADPLAILSRNATHPLLHISTLYEGREEEDGGPRAPPDVGSLIAIPPPQQILIATFDEPRTVVSTVEF, from the exons ATGcaccacctcctggaacagtccgcGGACATGGCGACGGCGCTGCTGGCCGGCGAGAAGCTGCGCGAGCTGATCCTGCCCGGCGCACAGGACGACAAGGCGGGCGCTCTCGCCGCGCTGCTGCtgcagctgaagctggagctgccGTTCGACCGCGTGGTCACCATCGGCACCGTGCTCGTGCCCATCCTGCTGGTCACCCTGGTCTTCACCAAGAACTTCGCAG AGGAGCCCATTTACTGCTACACACCGCACAACTTCACCCGCGACCAGGCTCTGTACGCCCGCGGCTACTGCTGGACGGAGCTGCGGGACGCGCTGCCCGGGGTGGACGCCAGCCTGTGGCCGTCGCTGTTTGAGCACAAGCTGCTGCCCTACTCGCTGCTGGCCTTCGCGGCCATCATGTACGTGCCTGCGCTGGGCTGGGAGTTCCTGGCGTCCACCCGCCTCACCTCGGAGCTCAACTTCCTGCTGCAGGAGATCGACAACTGCTACCACCGGGCAGCGGAGGGCCGCGCGCCCAAGATCGAAAAGCAGATCCAGTCCAAGGGGCCCGGCATCACGGAGCGCGAGAGGCGCGAGATCATCGAGAACGCCGAGAAGGAGAAGAGCCCGGAGCAGAACCTGTTCGAGAAGTACCTGGAGCGCCGCGGCCGCAGCAACTTCCTGGCCAAGCTGTACCTGGCGCGGCACCTGCTCATCCTGCTGCTCAGCGTGGCGCCCATCTCCTACCTGTGCACCTACTACGCCACCCAGAAGCAGAACGAGTTCACCTGCGCGCTGGGCGCGTCCCCGGACGGGCCTGCGGGCGGCGGGGGCCCGGCCGTGCGCGTCAGCTGCAAGCTGCCGTCCGTGCAGCTGCAGCGCATCGTGGCAGGCGTGGACATCGTGCTGCTCTGCGCCATGAACCTCATCATCCTCGTCAACCTCATCCACCTCTTCATCTTCCGCAAGAGCAACTTCATCTTCGACAAGCTGCACAAGGTGGGCATCAAGACGCGCCGGCAGTGGCGCCGCTCGCAGTTCTGTGATATCAACATCCTGGCCATGTTCTGCAACGAGAACCGCGACCACATCAAGTCGCTCAACCGGCTGGACTTCATCACCAACGAAAGCGACCTCATGTACGACAACGTGGTGCGGCAGCTGCTGGCCGCGCTGGCCCAGTCCAACCACGACGCCACGCCCACCGTGCGCGACGCGGGCGTCCAGACCGTGGACCCCAGCGCCAACCCCGCCGAGCCCGAGGGCTCCGCCGAGCCGCCCGTGGTCAAGCGGCCCCGCAAGAAGATGAAGTGGATCCCCACCAGCAACCCGCTGCCCCAGCCCTTCAAGGAGCAGCTGGCCATCATGCGCGTGGAGAACAGCAAGGCCGAGAAGCCCAAGCCCGTGCGCCGCAAGACAGCCACGGACACGCTGATCGCGCCGCTGCTGGACGCGGGCGCGCGCGCCGCGCACTACAAGGGCGGCCCCACCCCCGGCCCAGGCGCCGTCCCGGACAAGAAGCACGCCCGCCACTTCTCCCTGGACGTGCACCCCTACATTCTGGGCGCCAAGAAAGCGAAGCCTGAGGCTGTGCCCGCCTCCCTGCCCGCCTCCCGGAGCCAGGAAGGGGGCTTCCTGTCCCAGGCAGAGGAGTGCGGGCTGGGCCTGGCCACAGCACCCACCAAAG ATGCTCCACTCCCTGACAAGGAAATCCTGTACCCGGCAGAGCCAGCTCGGGCCTCGCTTCCCCCTGGGGGCCCGTTTCGCGTCTGCTCGCCTCCTGCAGCTCCCGCCACCGCCCCTCTGTCGCCAGCCAGCCTGGGCAAGGCTGACCCTCTGGCCATCCTGAGCCGCAATGCCACCCACCCGCTGCTGCACATCAGCACCCTGTACGAAGGCcgagaggaggaggatgggggtCCACGGGCGCCCCCGGATGTGGGCAGCCTCATCgccatccccccaccccagcagatCCTCATTGCCACCTTTGACGAGCCCAGGACAGTAGTGAGTACTGTGGAGTTCTGA
- the PANX2 gene encoding pannexin-2 isoform X1, with protein MHHLLEQSADMATALLAGEKLRELILPGAQDDKAGALAALLLQLKLELPFDRVVTIGTVLVPILLVTLVFTKNFAARIPSLPAEEPIYCYTPHNFTRDQALYARGYCWTELRDALPGVDASLWPSLFEHKLLPYSLLAFAAIMYVPALGWEFLASTRLTSELNFLLQEIDNCYHRAAEGRAPKIEKQIQSKGPGITERERREIIENAEKEKSPEQNLFEKYLERRGRSNFLAKLYLARHLLILLLSVAPISYLCTYYATQKQNEFTCALGASPDGPAGGGGPAVRVSCKLPSVQLQRIVAGVDIVLLCAMNLIILVNLIHLFIFRKSNFIFDKLHKVGIKTRRQWRRSQFCDINILAMFCNENRDHIKSLNRLDFITNESDLMYDNVVRQLLAALAQSNHDATPTVRDAGVQTVDPSANPAEPEGSAEPPVVKRPRKKMKWIPTSNPLPQPFKEQLAIMRVENSKAEKPKPVRRKTATDTLIAPLLDAGARAAHYKGGPTPGPGAVPDKKHARHFSLDVHPYILGAKKAKPEAVPASLPASRSQEGGFLSQAEECGLGLATAPTKDAPLPDKEILYPAEPARASLPPGGPFRVCSPPAAPATAPLSPASLGKADPLAILSRNATHPLLHISTLYEGREEEDGGPRAPPDVGSLIAIPPPQQILIATFDEPRTVVSTVEF; from the exons ATGcaccacctcctggaacagtccgcGGACATGGCGACGGCGCTGCTGGCCGGCGAGAAGCTGCGCGAGCTGATCCTGCCCGGCGCACAGGACGACAAGGCGGGCGCTCTCGCCGCGCTGCTGCtgcagctgaagctggagctgccGTTCGACCGCGTGGTCACCATCGGCACCGTGCTCGTGCCCATCCTGCTGGTCACCCTGGTCTTCACCAAGAACTTCGCAG CCCGCATCCCCTCTCTGCCCGCAGAGGAGCCCATTTACTGCTACACACCGCACAACTTCACCCGCGACCAGGCTCTGTACGCCCGCGGCTACTGCTGGACGGAGCTGCGGGACGCGCTGCCCGGGGTGGACGCCAGCCTGTGGCCGTCGCTGTTTGAGCACAAGCTGCTGCCCTACTCGCTGCTGGCCTTCGCGGCCATCATGTACGTGCCTGCGCTGGGCTGGGAGTTCCTGGCGTCCACCCGCCTCACCTCGGAGCTCAACTTCCTGCTGCAGGAGATCGACAACTGCTACCACCGGGCAGCGGAGGGCCGCGCGCCCAAGATCGAAAAGCAGATCCAGTCCAAGGGGCCCGGCATCACGGAGCGCGAGAGGCGCGAGATCATCGAGAACGCCGAGAAGGAGAAGAGCCCGGAGCAGAACCTGTTCGAGAAGTACCTGGAGCGCCGCGGCCGCAGCAACTTCCTGGCCAAGCTGTACCTGGCGCGGCACCTGCTCATCCTGCTGCTCAGCGTGGCGCCCATCTCCTACCTGTGCACCTACTACGCCACCCAGAAGCAGAACGAGTTCACCTGCGCGCTGGGCGCGTCCCCGGACGGGCCTGCGGGCGGCGGGGGCCCGGCCGTGCGCGTCAGCTGCAAGCTGCCGTCCGTGCAGCTGCAGCGCATCGTGGCAGGCGTGGACATCGTGCTGCTCTGCGCCATGAACCTCATCATCCTCGTCAACCTCATCCACCTCTTCATCTTCCGCAAGAGCAACTTCATCTTCGACAAGCTGCACAAGGTGGGCATCAAGACGCGCCGGCAGTGGCGCCGCTCGCAGTTCTGTGATATCAACATCCTGGCCATGTTCTGCAACGAGAACCGCGACCACATCAAGTCGCTCAACCGGCTGGACTTCATCACCAACGAAAGCGACCTCATGTACGACAACGTGGTGCGGCAGCTGCTGGCCGCGCTGGCCCAGTCCAACCACGACGCCACGCCCACCGTGCGCGACGCGGGCGTCCAGACCGTGGACCCCAGCGCCAACCCCGCCGAGCCCGAGGGCTCCGCCGAGCCGCCCGTGGTCAAGCGGCCCCGCAAGAAGATGAAGTGGATCCCCACCAGCAACCCGCTGCCCCAGCCCTTCAAGGAGCAGCTGGCCATCATGCGCGTGGAGAACAGCAAGGCCGAGAAGCCCAAGCCCGTGCGCCGCAAGACAGCCACGGACACGCTGATCGCGCCGCTGCTGGACGCGGGCGCGCGCGCCGCGCACTACAAGGGCGGCCCCACCCCCGGCCCAGGCGCCGTCCCGGACAAGAAGCACGCCCGCCACTTCTCCCTGGACGTGCACCCCTACATTCTGGGCGCCAAGAAAGCGAAGCCTGAGGCTGTGCCCGCCTCCCTGCCCGCCTCCCGGAGCCAGGAAGGGGGCTTCCTGTCCCAGGCAGAGGAGTGCGGGCTGGGCCTGGCCACAGCACCCACCAAAG ATGCTCCACTCCCTGACAAGGAAATCCTGTACCCGGCAGAGCCAGCTCGGGCCTCGCTTCCCCCTGGGGGCCCGTTTCGCGTCTGCTCGCCTCCTGCAGCTCCCGCCACCGCCCCTCTGTCGCCAGCCAGCCTGGGCAAGGCTGACCCTCTGGCCATCCTGAGCCGCAATGCCACCCACCCGCTGCTGCACATCAGCACCCTGTACGAAGGCcgagaggaggaggatgggggtCCACGGGCGCCCCCGGATGTGGGCAGCCTCATCgccatccccccaccccagcagatCCTCATTGCCACCTTTGACGAGCCCAGGACAGTAGTGAGTACTGTGGAGTTCTGA